The following are encoded together in the Glycine max cultivar Williams 82 chromosome 8, Glycine_max_v4.0, whole genome shotgun sequence genome:
- the LOC100804084 gene encoding fibrillin protein 5 homolog: MVTKLVQPPMTDSHVSPLIYRTMNVMKLQNFVPARNHPRINTSRFGERPLWFRPITIIKVAEHNSGSGLVELEALAQKKRELYQAVEGINRGIFGIPSTKKSEIESLVKQLESLNPTPFPTLELEKVAGCWRLVYSTISILGSKRTKLGLRDFISLDDFFQSIDISKSKAVNVIKFSARGLSLLSGQLSIEASFRISSSTRVDINFENSTITPDRLMNVFRKNYDLLLGVFNPEGWLEITYVDETMRIGRDDKSNIFVLERFDDNNNM, from the exons ATGGTCACTAAGCTAGTTCAGCCACCAATGACAGATTCCCATGTGAGTCCTCTCATTTATAGAACCATGAATGTCATGAAGCTCCAAAATTTTGTCCCAGCTAGAAATCATCCAAGAATAAACACCTCAAGATTTGGTGAGAGACCATTATGGTTTAGACCCATTACAATCATTAAAGTTGCAGAACACAATTCTGGCTCAGGCTTAGTTGAGCTTGAAGCACTTGCTCAGAAGAAAAGAGAGCTTTACCAGGCGGTGGAAG GAATCAATAGGGGAATTTTCGGAATCCCATCTACCAAGAAATCTGAAATTGAAAGTTTGGTGAAGCAGCTAGAATCTCTGAATCCTACTCCATTCCCAACTCTAGAACTGGAGAAG GTGGCTGGGTGCTGGAGGCTTGTTTACAGTACAATCTCCATTTTGGGATCAAAGAGGACCAAGTTAGGCCTCAGAGATTTTATCTCATTGGATGATTTTTTTCAGTCGATTGATATATCCAAG AGCAAAGCAGTTAATGTGATAAAGTTCAGTGCAAGGGGATTGAGTTTGTTGTCTGGACAACTTAGTATTGAGGCCTCTTTCAGGATTTCTTCCTCAACA AGGGTTGACATTAATTTCGAAAACTCAACGATCACTCCTGACCGG TTGATGAATGTATTTCGGAAAAATTATGATCTTTTGTTGGGCGTCTTCAATCCAGAGGGATGGCTGGAAATCAC ATATGTTGATGAAACTATGAGAATAGGAAGGGACGACAAAAGCAATATCTTTGTACTGGAAAgatttgatgataataataacatgTAG
- the LOC100500634 gene encoding Protein BOLA2-like, with protein sequence MGVTKEEVESSLKAKLNPSHLEVVDTSGGCGASFVVEIVSEQFEGKRLLERHRMVNAALEEEMKQIHALSIKKAVTPDQWKQQQESNQSNPAA encoded by the exons ATGGGCGTGACGAAGGAAGAAGTTGAATCATCCTTGAAGGCCAAACTGAACCCTTCTCATCtt GAAGTGGTTGATACATCTGGAGG GTGCGGTGCAAGTTTTGTGGTGGAGATTGTATCAGAACAATTTGAAGGCAAAAGGCTACTTGAGAGGCATCGAATGGTGAATGCTGCCTTAGAGGAGGAAATGAAACAAATCCATGCTCTCTCTATTAAGAAAGCTGTTACCCCAGACCAGTGGAAACAACAGCAAGAATCCAACCAATCAAATCCTGCTGCCTAA